Proteins from one Anopheles nili chromosome 2, idAnoNiliSN_F5_01, whole genome shotgun sequence genomic window:
- the LOC128731883 gene encoding pre-mRNA-splicing factor RBM22, whose amino-acid sequence MAMSKTTNTYNRQNWEDSEFPILCQTCLGDNPYVRMIKERYGKECKICTRPFTIFRWCPGARMRFKKTEICQTCSKLKNVCQTCLLDLEYGLPTQVRDAALKIQDKIPESDVNKEFYIQNIESQLKAAGDNTVAAGAVGKSLAASDMLAKLARTAPYYKRNLPHICSFWVKGECKRGEECPYRHDKPVEPDDPLSEQNIRDRYYGRNDPVADKLMKRAASIPTLDPPEDKTITTLYVGNLGEHLTEVDIRDNFYHYGEIRSVSLVPRQQCAFVQYTKRAAAELAAEKTFNKLVLGGKKLTIKWAHSQAKSTAYAQNSAPRGPGGTNRIFDPVPGLPGQLPMPPNPTDYFNLQASEMAVLPPGMKIHQLPPGLIPGAPNYASMYQQQQASGSTGTGGSSGTTSSGGGNSNSAIMPPSLQQQQMHYPSQDPARLGALKK is encoded by the exons ATGGCGATgtcaaaaacaacaaacacttACAATAGACAAAACTGGGAAGATTCA GAATTTCCAATTCTCTGCCAAACATGTTTGGGCGACAATCCTTACGTCCGCATG ATCAAAGAACGGTACGGTAAAGAATGCAAGATCTGTACACGCCCATTTACGATTTTTCGATGGTGTCCGGGCGCACGAATGCGTTTCAAGAAAACAGAAATCTGTCAGACATGTAGCAAGCTAAAAAACGTATGTCAAACATGCCTGCTGGACCTCGAGTATGGATTACCGACACAAGTGCGTGACGCGGCACTGAAAATTCAGGATAAAATTCCTGAGAGTGATGTCAACAAAGAGTTTTACATCCAAAATATTGAGTCACAACTAAAGGCGGCAGGCGATAATACGGTAGCCGCGGGAGCCGTTGGGAAATCTTTGGCGGCTAGCGATATGTTAGCAAAATTGGCACGAACGGCGCCTTACTATAAGCGAAACCTGCCCCACATTTGTTCATTCTGGGTGAAGGGAGAATGTAAGCGTGGAGAAGAGTGTCCCTACCGGCACGACAAACCGGTCGAACCAGATGATCCTCTGTCCGAACAAAATATTCGCGATCGGTATTACGGTAGGAATGATCCGGTAGCTGATAAGCTTATGAAACGTGCGGCATCCATACCGACGCTAGATCCTCCGGAAGACAAAACCATCACCACGTTATATGTTGGAAATCTGGGCGAGCACCTAACAGAAGTGGACATTCGCgataatttttatcattatggTGAAATTCGTTCTGTGTCGTTGGTACCGCGGCAGCAGTGTGCTTTCGTGCAATACACCAAACGGGCGGCAGCGGAACTTGCTGCAGagaaaacattcaacaaaCTTGTACTAGGAGGAAAAAAGCTAACAATCAAGTGGGCGCATTCGCAAGCCAAATCAACAGCTTACGCACAGAACTCTGCACCTCGCGGGCCTGGCGGTACCAATCGTATTTTCGATCCCGTACCTGGACTCCCCGGACAGCTGCCAATGCCTCCAAATCCTACTGATTACTTTAATCTGCAGGCGTCGGAGATGGCTGTACTGCCGCCAGGAATGAAAATACATCAGTTACCACCGGGTCTTATTCCAGGAGCGCCAAATTACGCTTCAATgtaccaacaacaacaagcatCCGGCTCAACTGGTACAGGCGGTTCGAGTGGTACCACTTCTAGTGGTGGTGGGAATAGCAACTCTGCTATAATGCCGCCATCattacagcaacagcaaatgcATTATCCCAGTCAAGACCCAGCTCGACTAGGAGCATTAAAGAAGTAA